In a single window of the Bacteroidota bacterium genome:
- a CDS encoding M23 family metallopeptidase → MPFFYRFVCSCLSICSLSIFSFAQQEYPKDYFRSPLDIPILLSGNFGELRSNHFHAGLDMKTEGVEGKKIYAVADGYVSRIKISPWGYGKVLYITHPNGFVTVYAHLRNFNDIIGLFIKQAQYKAEEFEVELTLQPNELIVKKGDVVAFSGNTGGSGGPHLHFEIRDEKSENPINPLLFGFDIKDDVKPIIKEIILYPLSPTSTVNNSNQFKRFTPACGSPGNYSVNNPVLVNGKIGFGIDTYDLNSLVSNKVGVYTIELKVDGNRKYFYRMDRFSFDHSRCLNSHVDFSMYKKQKHWFQKLFVAPNNKLTIYHDLTDRGVLTFTKDTSHRVEFLVSDYNGNVSKLLLSVQSKPEGLKNNQEKISSKAVAFFKYGTVNEFKNENISLTFPEGVFYDDLNFEFHTTDTIKGAITPTYHVQNVYVPVNIPYNLSIRVDTLPVNVKRKALIVNVDEYGGKFPVGGDLRNDWLTANPKFLGSFTVMLDTTPPVISPLTIFNGTSGIREIKIKISDDLSGIKTYRGSIDGKWVVMEYEYKQSLLFHTFEKELSKGKHVFHLEVKDTRGNISEFTTEFNK, encoded by the coding sequence ATGCCTTTTTTTTACAGATTTGTATGCTCTTGCCTTTCTATCTGTTCACTATCCATTTTTTCCTTTGCTCAACAAGAGTATCCAAAAGATTATTTCAGGTCTCCCCTTGATATTCCTATTCTTTTATCAGGAAATTTTGGTGAATTAAGATCAAACCATTTTCATGCTGGCCTGGATATGAAAACAGAAGGCGTGGAAGGAAAGAAAATTTATGCAGTTGCCGATGGATATGTTTCAAGAATAAAGATTTCACCCTGGGGTTATGGCAAAGTGCTTTATATTACCCATCCCAATGGGTTTGTAACTGTGTATGCCCATTTAAGAAATTTTAACGATATAATAGGATTGTTTATAAAGCAGGCCCAATATAAAGCTGAGGAGTTTGAGGTTGAACTGACATTACAACCTAATGAGTTAATTGTTAAAAAAGGGGATGTTGTCGCCTTTTCCGGAAATACAGGAGGTTCTGGCGGGCCCCATCTTCATTTTGAAATCAGGGATGAAAAATCTGAAAATCCCATTAATCCCCTGTTATTTGGTTTTGATATTAAAGATGATGTAAAACCAATAATTAAAGAAATTATCCTTTATCCCCTTAGTCCAACAAGCACTGTTAACAATTCCAACCAGTTTAAAAGGTTCACTCCTGCTTGCGGAAGTCCTGGAAATTATTCTGTAAATAATCCCGTGTTGGTAAATGGTAAAATTGGTTTTGGAATTGACACTTATGATCTAAATAGCCTTGTATCTAACAAAGTAGGGGTTTATACAATTGAATTAAAAGTTGATGGAAACAGAAAATACTTTTACCGCATGGATCGCTTTAGCTTCGATCATTCCAGGTGCCTTAACAGTCATGTGGATTTCTCTATGTATAAAAAACAAAAACATTGGTTTCAAAAGTTATTTGTTGCGCCCAATAACAAGTTAACTATTTATCATGACTTAACTGACCGTGGTGTATTAACCTTTACAAAAGACACATCTCATCGGGTTGAATTTTTGGTTTCCGATTACAATGGGAATGTTTCTAAGCTTTTGTTATCGGTGCAATCAAAACCTGAGGGTTTGAAAAACAATCAGGAGAAAATATCCAGCAAAGCCGTTGCATTTTTTAAATATGGAACAGTCAATGAATTTAAAAATGAAAACATTTCTCTTACATTTCCAGAAGGTGTTTTTTATGATGATCTAAACTTTGAATTTCATACTACTGATACCATTAAGGGTGCCATTACACCTACTTATCATGTTCAGAATGTGTATGTGCCTGTTAACATTCCCTACAATCTTTCAATACGGGTTGATACCTTACCTGTAAATGTGAAGCGCAAAGCTCTTATTGTAAATGTAGATGAATATGGGGGGAAATTTCCGGTAGGTGGTGATTTAAGAAATGACTGGCTAACAGCAAATCCTAAGTTTCTTGGATCCTTTACTGTAATGCTTGATACCACTCCACCTGTTATTAGCCCATTGACAATATTCAACGGCACATCGGGGATTCGGGAAATCAAAATTAAAATAAGCGATGATTTATCCGGTATTAAAACCTATAGGGGTAGTATTGATGGAAAATGGGTGGTTATGGAATATGAGTACAAACAATCTCTTTTATTCCATACTTTTGAAAAAGAACTTTCAAAGGGCAAACATGTTTTTCATCTGGAAGTAAAAGATACCAGGGGAAACATTTCTGAATTTACTACTGAATTCAATAAATAG
- a CDS encoding carboxypeptidase-like regulatory domain-containing protein: MRQLLLLIILFVSVQVFSQEENKIIQFSGVVVDGNDLQPVPFTSILIKNTRRGTVCDYYGFFSIVAQKNDTIEFSAVGYKKTSYIIPDSLQENRYSLIQMLFSDTILLRETIIYPWPTKEQFKEAFLNLRIPDDDLERAVKNLSLAELKERYNSMPMDGSMNFKNQMQQYQSKLYYAGQYPPNNLLNPIAWSKFIKAWKAGELKRE, encoded by the coding sequence ATGCGGCAACTGCTCCTGTTAATCATTTTATTTGTTTCAGTGCAGGTTTTCTCCCAAGAGGAAAATAAAATAATCCAGTTTTCAGGTGTAGTGGTTGATGGAAACGATTTACAACCAGTGCCATTTACCAGTATTCTTATTAAAAACACAAGACGAGGGACTGTTTGCGATTACTATGGATTTTTCTCCATTGTTGCTCAAAAAAACGATACCATTGAGTTTTCAGCCGTGGGTTATAAAAAAACATCTTACATTATACCTGATTCACTCCAAGAGAATAGGTATTCTTTAATCCAAATGCTTTTTAGCGATACCATACTTTTAAGAGAAACAATAATTTATCCCTGGCCAACAAAAGAACAGTTCAAGGAAGCTTTTTTAAACCTAAGGATTCCTGATGATGACCTTGAAAGGGCTGTAAAAAATTTATCTCTGGCTGAGCTAAAAGAAAGATATAATTCTATGCCTATGGATGGAAGCATGAATTTCAAAAATCAAATGCAACAATATCAAAGCAAATTATATTATGCGGGCCAGTATCCTCCTAACAATCTTCTTAATCCAATTGCATGGTCTAAATTTATTAAGGCATGGAAGGCAGGGGAATTAAAAAGGGAGTGA
- a CDS encoding carboxypeptidase-like regulatory domain-containing protein, translating into MTPARLIFICLLFIFSRVNAQDKATVFGKIQDSNKKPLEAVTVAMLGETTGTYTDENGKFELEIPSNTPVTIICSYVGYKSESAVITLSKGEFYELNFKMKPSSSTINEFTIEDKGTRSKPLIRIDPKTVTVLPSAAGGVEAVIKTLPGVSSNNELSSQYNVRGGNFDENLVYVNDIEIYRPLLLRSGQQEGLSFINADMVSSILFSAGGFDAKYGDKSASVLDIKYRKPVEFGGNASASLLGASVHFEGVSKGYRLTYQIGARQKSNQYLLGAMETKGDYRPSFTDVQTFITYDISDKFELNFLGNISRNKFKLVPQNRETDFGHVNEALRLTIYFDGQEIDEFNTMMGAVSGIWKPDKNLTLKLISSVFNTRESENFDIQGQYWLDELERDLGKDEFGEVAFNRGIGTYLTHSRNELKATVMNLEHKGYFNTSEREMNWGARIQSENINDKLNEWKMIDSAFYSIPTPPGDNIYLQDVLRTTIKLNSFRYNAFIQNSWYWGKTTDYAFTAGIRGNYWTLNKQIIVSPRLNLSIKPDWKKDFLFRIAAGVYSQPPFYRELRDLQGNINMEVRAQNSYHFILGSDNNFSMWNRPFKFVSEIYYKHYTNLIPYEVDNVRLRYYARNNAKGYGTGVDLKINGEFVKGVESWASLSFMQTREDISDDFYYDYFDEEGKKVHPIYRNTPQVVDSMRMEPGYIPRPTDQKVFFGMFFQDYLPRLPDFKMHLNFLFGSRLPFGPPSHERYKDTLRMPPYRRVDIGFSYQIYSESKRPRDGNPMRHIKDLWISAEVFNLLQVNNIISYLWVKDDQNIYYAVPNYLTPRLINVKLVAKF; encoded by the coding sequence ATGACTCCGGCAAGGCTGATATTTATTTGCTTATTATTTATTTTTTCTAGAGTAAATGCTCAAGATAAAGCCACTGTATTTGGAAAAATTCAGGATTCAAACAAAAAGCCACTTGAAGCTGTTACAGTGGCAATGTTAGGAGAAACAACAGGTACCTATACGGATGAAAACGGAAAATTCGAACTTGAAATTCCATCAAACACTCCAGTAACCATTATTTGTTCATATGTTGGATATAAATCCGAAAGTGCAGTAATAACTCTGTCCAAAGGAGAATTTTATGAACTCAATTTTAAAATGAAACCTAGCTCATCCACTATTAATGAATTTACAATTGAGGACAAAGGAACTCGTTCAAAACCTCTTATAAGGATTGATCCTAAAACCGTAACTGTGCTTCCATCAGCAGCAGGAGGTGTTGAAGCAGTAATTAAAACACTTCCCGGAGTTTCTTCAAACAATGAATTAAGTTCCCAATACAATGTACGTGGAGGGAATTTTGATGAAAACCTTGTTTATGTTAATGACATAGAAATTTACAGGCCATTATTATTACGTTCCGGGCAGCAGGAAGGTTTAAGCTTTATTAATGCTGATATGGTTTCTTCCATTTTATTTTCCGCAGGAGGATTTGATGCCAAATACGGTGATAAATCAGCTTCGGTTCTTGATATTAAATACAGGAAACCTGTTGAATTTGGAGGTAATGCAAGTGCCAGTTTACTAGGGGCATCAGTTCATTTTGAAGGTGTAAGTAAAGGATACCGCTTAACCTATCAAATTGGAGCAAGGCAAAAATCCAATCAGTATTTGTTAGGTGCTATGGAAACAAAGGGCGATTACCGTCCATCCTTTACTGATGTCCAAACTTTTATTACTTATGATATTTCAGACAAATTCGAATTGAATTTTTTAGGAAACATCTCAAGAAACAAATTTAAGTTGGTTCCCCAAAACAGGGAGACTGATTTTGGGCATGTAAATGAAGCCCTTAGATTAACCATTTATTTTGACGGGCAGGAAATAGATGAATTCAATACCATGATGGGAGCAGTTTCTGGTATTTGGAAACCTGACAAAAACCTGACTCTAAAATTAATTTCATCTGTATTCAACACGCGTGAATCAGAAAATTTTGATATCCAGGGGCAATATTGGCTTGATGAACTCGAACGCGATTTAGGAAAGGATGAATTTGGCGAAGTTGCCTTTAATCGTGGAATAGGCACTTATCTAACACATTCCAGAAACGAATTAAAGGCAACAGTAATGAATCTGGAACATAAGGGATACTTCAACACTAGTGAACGGGAAATGAACTGGGGTGCCAGAATTCAATCAGAAAATATTAACGATAAGCTGAACGAATGGAAAATGATAGATTCTGCTTTTTATAGCATTCCAACTCCACCCGGGGACAATATTTACTTGCAGGACGTACTGCGAACCACTATCAAATTAAACTCTTTCCGCTACAATGCATTTATTCAAAATAGTTGGTATTGGGGCAAAACAACAGATTATGCCTTTACAGCTGGTATAAGGGGAAATTACTGGACATTGAACAAACAGATAATTGTTAGCCCCAGGTTAAACCTGTCTATAAAGCCCGATTGGAAAAAAGATTTTTTATTCAGAATTGCAGCTGGTGTTTATTCCCAACCCCCTTTTTACCGTGAATTACGTGACTTGCAAGGCAATATTAATATGGAAGTCCGAGCACAAAATTCATATCATTTTATTTTGGGCAGCGATAATAATTTTTCCATGTGGAACAGGCCCTTTAAATTCGTTTCAGAAATTTATTACAAGCACTACACAAACTTAATTCCCTATGAGGTTGATAACGTAAGACTTCGTTACTATGCCCGCAACAATGCAAAAGGATATGGAACAGGTGTGGATTTGAAAATAAACGGTGAGTTTGTGAAAGGGGTTGAATCCTGGGCTTCGCTTTCTTTTATGCAAACCAGGGAAGATATTTCCGATGATTTTTATTATGATTATTTTGATGAGGAGGGTAAAAAAGTACATCCTATTTACCGCAATACCCCGCAAGTTGTGGATAGCATGCGCATGGAACCAGGCTATATCCCCCGCCCCACTGATCAAAAAGTATTTTTTGGTATGTTTTTTCAGGATTATTTACCCCGTCTTCCTGATTTTAAAATGCACCTGAATTTTTTATTTGGCTCAAGATTGCCATTTGGACCACCATCCCATGAAAGATATAAAGATACCTTAAGAATGCCTCCTTACCGAAGAGTTGATATTGGTTTTTCCTATCAGATATATAGTGAATCAAAAAGGCCAAGAGATGGGAACCCTATGAGGCATATAAAAGATTTATGGATAAGTGCAGAAGTATTTAACCTTTTGCAAGTGAATAACATCATTTCCTACTTATGGGTAAAGGATGATCAGAATATTTATTACGCAGTACCAAATTATCTTACACCCCGCCTTATTAATGTAAAATTGGTTGCTAAATTCTAG
- a CDS encoding tRNA-(ms[2]io[6]A)-hydroxylase, translating to MLGLKLPTDPRWVNIVEKNIDEILTDHAFCEQKAATNAISIIVNYPEYPDLVDALVELAREELDHFKMVHDRIVARGGVLGRERKDEYVNELYKFIRKGYNRNIVLVDRLLFSALIEARSCERFKVLSENIQDKSLSDFYHQLMISEATHYTMFLKFAKQYANGENVDSRWKEWLAFEAGIINNYGKKETIHG from the coding sequence ATGTTAGGCCTGAAACTTCCAACCGACCCAAGATGGGTAAATATTGTTGAAAAAAACATTGATGAAATCCTAACTGACCATGCCTTTTGTGAACAAAAAGCAGCAACTAACGCAATTAGTATAATTGTAAATTATCCTGAATATCCTGATTTGGTTGATGCCTTAGTTGAACTTGCAAGGGAGGAACTGGATCATTTTAAAATGGTACATGACCGTATTGTTGCAAGGGGAGGTGTACTTGGAAGGGAAAGAAAAGATGAGTATGTAAATGAATTGTATAAGTTTATCCGAAAAGGGTACAACAGAAATATTGTATTAGTGGATCGGCTCCTTTTTTCTGCCCTTATTGAAGCCCGCAGTTGTGAACGTTTTAAAGTGCTTTCTGAAAATATACAAGATAAAAGCTTGTCAGATTTTTACCATCAATTAATGATTTCTGAGGCCACGCACTATACCATGTTCCTTAAATTCGCCAAACAATATGCAAATGGCGAGAATGTGGATAGCAGGTGGAAAGAATGGTTGGCCTTTGAGGCTGGTATTATTAATAATTACGGGAAAAAGGAAACTATTCACGGCTAG